TGCGGAAGGGATGGGCGGTAATGACATTGTAATTTAAAAACAGGCTGCCAATATTCCGTTCCATGATCTGTTCCAGCAAAATGACGGCCCGTTCTCCTTTTTTCCCTGTGGGCAATTCCACGATCCTTGGAAGAACACTAGGCACCTGGACCATGGCAAATTCCAGTTCCTCTTCCCCGCTCTTTTTCTGAAGGAGAGCCGCGATGTTTAAGGATTTGTTCCGGACCAGAGGGAAAGGCCTGGAGGAATCCACAGCCATGGGAGTGAGCACCGGATACACATTCCTCTCAAAATAACTGTCCGCATAGCTTCCCTCCTCTTCGCTTAGATCCTCATGGCACTGGACCACCCGAAGCCCGTTCTGTTTTAATGCAGGAAGAAGGGAACGGTTATAGGTGGAATACTGCAAAGCCACCAGCTCATGAGTCCGCCCGCTGATCCTTTCAAGCTGCTCCGGCGGCTTCATGCCCGCAATATCCGGCTTTGTATATTTGGCATGAACCATATCCTTAAGGGAGGCAACGCGGACCATATAGAATTCATCAAAGTTGGAGGCGGTGATGCTTAAAAATTTCAGCCGTTCAAAAAGAGGAAGGGTCTTATCTCTCGCTTCGCTGAGCACGCGGTAATTGAACTCGATCCAGCTCAGTTCCCGGTTTACATAACTTTCAGGGTTGTTGTATATCTCATTGGTGTCTGTCATCAGGATAACCTCCTCTTCTGTTTTAATATGGGCCTTATTCCGAATATCTCTTCAAAAAAATCTGCTTTCTGGCGGAATGCCACCGCTTCCAGGGTGATGTCGCCTTCATAGGAGACCGTCACCACCAGCTTTCCGTTCTTTACGCTCATATGGCTGTCTGACAGCTTCTGCTTGTGGCTGCGGTCCATGGAATTGGCCAGCCTTAAAATAGCTGTCAGCTTTCCCACAAGTAAGAGGCTGTCCTTTTGTGGAAATTCTCCCTTAGCGTTCCGGAACACCTCTTCACTTATATGGATCCGGTTATAATCAAATTCCACTCCATTGTAGCGGACCGCATTGGCAATGATCTCCCGTTCCATATGGGACAGACCGATGATTTCCGTTGACATGATGATATGGTAGGCGGATTCGCTGGGGTTTCTCATGCTGATAAATTTACCGCAGGCGTGAAGGATGGCGGCAATCTGCAAAAGCAGCCTTTCCCTCTTTCCCATTCCGTGGTATTTCTTCATGCTGTCGAAAATATCAAGCACGTATTTTTCCATACTGACTGTGTGGGGACCATGGCATTTATAGCGCTTTGCCATGTTGCGGGAGGCCGCAAGAATGTCCTCGGAAAAATCATGGTTGAATTTTACCGCCTTTGTCTCTTCCGCATATTCGGCTGCAATGCTGTCGCAGAGGCGGATTCCAGGAATCCAGAAAAGCTCTGCCCTGGTCAATTCCAGAACACGTTTAAAGATGATGGCCGCCGGAATCAGGAGAGACGCGTATTCCGCATTGACTCCAAACCGGTCCTGAATCTGGTCTAAAGACATTTCCACAATTCTTTCATAAAAAAATGCAAATTTCTCCGCAGTGACCCGCTCCACAGGCTTTCCAACCTGGCTGTCCCTGGACAGATAAAGGATGCTCTCTCCGATCCCGATCAGGTTTTTGATCTCCCTGTCCTTTAAGTAAACCTTGCGGAATGTGTACAGTTCATTATCCACCATTTCTTCGATCAAAGTATTCTGCGTCTGGTTGTCGGTCTGTACGGTCCCCATCATTTCCCGGATCCTTAAGACGCCTAACATCAGATTATGGGTGGAAACAAGGGCATCCCGGTCAAACAGAGAAACCTGCATGCTTCCAAAGCCCACATCCACAATGGCGGTTCCTTTTTGTATGATCTTATGGAATTCCGCATCCTTTGAAGCAATGGCCTTATAGCTGATAAAGCGCTGCTCAGAGTTACTGATGACCCGCACTTCGATTCCGGTCCTCACCCGGATCTGATCCAGGACGATCCGGCTGTTTTTCGCTTCCCGCAGGGCGCTGGTGCCATAGGCCC
The nucleotide sequence above comes from Lacrimispora sp. BS-2. Encoded proteins:
- a CDS encoding exopolyphosphatase: MAIRLFAAIDVGSFELELGIYEISAKAGIRKVDHVRHVIALGRDTYNDGKISYELVEEMCQVIKDFAGIMESYKVIGYRAYGTSALREAKNSRIVLDQIRVRTGIEVRVISNSEQRFISYKAIASKDAEFHKIIQKGTAIVDVGFGSMQVSLFDRDALVSTHNLMLGVLRIREMMGTVQTDNQTQNTLIEEMVDNELYTFRKVYLKDREIKNLIGIGESILYLSRDSQVGKPVERVTAEKFAFFYERIVEMSLDQIQDRFGVNAEYASLLIPAAIIFKRVLELTRAELFWIPGIRLCDSIAAEYAEETKAVKFNHDFSEDILAASRNMAKRYKCHGPHTVSMEKYVLDIFDSMKKYHGMGKRERLLLQIAAILHACGKFISMRNPSESAYHIIMSTEIIGLSHMEREIIANAVRYNGVEFDYNRIHISEEVFRNAKGEFPQKDSLLLVGKLTAILRLANSMDRSHKQKLSDSHMSVKNGKLVVTVSYEGDITLEAVAFRQKADFFEEIFGIRPILKQKRRLS